The following are from one region of the Magallana gigas chromosome 6, xbMagGiga1.1, whole genome shotgun sequence genome:
- the LOC105337195 gene encoding uncharacterized protein — MLLHNWVALCFLLIFGVAYSNLAQNSSKLHKSEIEESILRNVLQALIERNHVRHHKKILQFSGRISVKRDPEAHCKNATDDDLGNDNEGDVDNAHDYKVLGKKGDSKAVHDKYRKDHIKNAHTDNTEAVIQDQEEECKEYYHQIEMAIKHGRKPEDVPKPDVDCEIYQNEKRMNGRSKRFAIWNPGVWDKGIVPFLFDVESMSDEKMQLSRIRAHNHYEYWTCLRFIPYTKTTQNDYGLSHNNYLKHLNKRGCWSFFGNLVKKNGQVINCCGGDICVHELGHAFGLRHEQRNPLHDDYMSVHYSNIHEKYKSQYYESNIKRSRLFGYYDLSNVMHYGMYGFTNGGPTMSVFDPDLEYLVRKRDPYQYYLFSEVSQITDCKGLKCSDFSLTCDNSGYQAYIKDQCTCRCPEGLDPAMGCRTRYDGDRMLASQWPSDSFTILGTKTTGCPNGFYEGSLTQHHKDTKQDHVSSIFNADVISKPNFTTYNYCTKKKTAKDATSLSWPAGKYCVYRQDEVCPSGFTFGYIQYDDLKNPSNISGILPNGQFESNSRFYFCCRSDGSTSSSINLPSEEPFIMFPSTRYCQEVTGMSSSRQFLRIKNDNKLLHRYGDTPYMTISYTVNYKLHFCYYKPLGFDDESTSYSRWPAEPFSLIQASTGCPKGFESGQFVEYSHYSSVSSDTYSALTSSDQSLQYQFCTKPQTTPIGKQTTWGPGTYCIIRSGGSCPKGFSEGSISLVDSQPPSDISGSLPDGSYDDSMTLHFCCREDGFTRNPLLIPNREPFILFKETSSCQKVDDMSFEEETYSVGTKNKVPIKSGQTPKISIRYGKVDFYFCYYYPTTYDCGETIHLSTTGQTAVDISSPQHPLPYPSGRKCYWNIIAPSGSKLKLDFNDFDIVANSDGTCEDRLEIRHSLPGQFGLSYCGDRFPDTIITEKNQLGLTFETSFRNSAKGFSARVTLLNENDSSFCYTNNGENYRGTVDITRRFAKCVPWSEVKHCLSSTYNPMDLDDDLLNNYCRNPGHGTRPWCITNKYMCTRGYCDVCGIEKCYDIFDDCEERIIDTLSCNRDPELQRSCRMSCNLCNRQPATGVGSVICGMPVVPSDSKSVVLKETYSVDETVVLSCETNAFETQTIICLADGTWSNAGFTCGRCKTGWIPYQGQCYKAFYDEVDRDTAVTRCASENNAILASSRDTKENGFLTSLVQDGVPFWIGVKDNLWADGEPVKWINYNSGSTKSCAYIADNDGKWSGIGCSSAYYIPYVCSYSPQARKICKDATDNCVKYVNADAQACTNDEFVWHTCPKTCGYCNQVEDNCPVPSVTLESNTELVNSDSALAIGDVLQYRCKSGYSHTQGDLYRACKRSGSFTGDPPQCSVSSTVPEPNNNAPLVSMGKSLSTRFSFTGMNEMMTIKKSGKIVKWQFYSETDGTVALQVWRPTSTDKTYMLIGQNEISNSFVGGIRTFEVPTENQIDVQNGDLIGIFSLSAEIPFERCDTATNGETYGSVVKSVSKKSSVSGWSVSTQYTFQDVSDSCRIIPVTAFIM; from the exons AAAATTCTGCAGTTTAGTGGAAGAATTTCGGTGAAGCGTGACCCTGAAGCACACTGTAAAAATGCTACTGACGATGACCTTGGC AACGACAACGAAGGGGATGTGGATAATGCTCATGATTACAAGGTGTTGGGGAAAAAGGGCGACTCTAAGGCTGTCCACGACAAATACAGAAAAGATCAC ATAAAGAATGCCCATACTGATAACACAGAGGCCGTAATTCAAGATCAGGAAGAGGAATGCAAGGAGTACTATCACCAAATAGAGATGGCTATCAAACATGGCCGAAAACCGGAAGACGTTCCGAAACCGGATGTTGATTGTGAG ATTTATCAAAACGAAAAAAGAATGAATGGAAGATCTAAACGGTTTGCCATCTGGAATCCCGGTGTGTGGGATAAAGGGATCGTGCCTTTCTTATTTGATGTGGAATCAATGTCTG acGAAAAAATGCAGCTCAGTCGAATTCGCGCACACAACCACTACGAGTACTGGACATGTCTGAGGTTCATCCCGTACACAAAGACCACCCAGAATGACTACGGTTTGAGTCACAACAATTACCTCAAACACCTCAACAAAAGAGG atgctggtcattttttggcaatcTAGTTAAAAAGAATGGTCAAGTTATTAACTGCTGTGGGGGT GATATTTGTGTGCATGAGCTTGGTCATGCTTTTGGGCTACGTCACGAACAGAGGAATCCTCTGCATGATGACTATATGAGTGTTCACTATAGCAACATACATGAGA AGTATAAGAGTCAGTATTATGAGAGTAACATTAAAAGGAGCCGGTTATTTGGGTATTATGATCTGTCAAACGTGATGCATTACGGAATGTAT GGTTTTACTAATGGTGGTCCAACGATGTCTGTTTTTGATCCTGATCTTGAATATCTTGTAAGAAAAAGAGATCCTTACCAATATTATTTGTTCAGCGAGGTGTCTCAGATTACAGATTGCAAAG GACTAAAGTGCAGCGATTTTTCTCTGACCTGTGACAATTCTGGGTACCAAGCTTACATCAAAGACCAGTGCACCTGCCGCTGTCCAGAAGGACTTGATCCAGCTATGGGATGTCGCACTCGTTATGACGGAG ACCGAATGTTAGCTTCCCAATGGCCGTCTGATTCCTTTACGATTCTCGGTACAAAAACCACTGGTTGTCCAAATGGATTTTACGAAGGCAGCCTCACTCAGCATCACAAGGATACAAAACAAGATCATGTCAGTTCTATTTTTAATGCTGATGTAATATCTAAACCAAACTTTACGACATACAATtattgtacaaagaaaaaaacgGCCAAAGATGCTACTTCATTAAGTTGGCCAGCGGGAAAATACTGCGTATATCGACAAGACGAAGTATGCCCTTCAG GGTTTACCTTTGGATACATTCAATACGATGATTTGAAAAACCCATCTAACATATCCGGAATCCTTCCCAATGGTCAGTTTGAAAGCAACTCAAGGTTCTATTTCTGTTGCCGTAGTGACGGTTCCACATCTTCATCGATAAATCTGCCCTCCGAGGAACCTTTCATCATGTTTCCGTCTACAAGATACTGTCAGGAAGTTACAG gAATGTCATCAAGTCGACAATTCTTAAGGATTAAAAACGACAATAAATTACTGCATAGATATGGAGATACACCATATATGACGATAAGTTACACTGTTAACTACAAACTACACTTCTGTTATTACAAACCACTGGGATTCG ACGATGAATCAACTTCTTATTCAAGATGGCCGGCGGAACCCTTTTCTTTGATCCAGGCGTCTACAGGGTGTCCTAAAGGTTTTGAGTCGGGGCAATTTGTGGAGTACTCCCATTACTCTTCGGTTTCTTCAGATACATATTCCGCTCTGACATCCTCAGACCAATCTTTACAATATCAATTCTGTACAAAACCTCAGACTACCCCTATAGGAAAACAAACAACGTGGGGCCCTGGTACTTACTGTATCATCAGATCTGGAGGGAGTTGTCCTAAAG GATTCAGTGAAGGATCAATATCTCTCGTGGACAGCCAGCCTCCTTCTGATATCTCTGGGTCCCTTCCTGATGGTTCCTATGATGATAGCATGACTCTCCATTTCTGTTGTCGAGAGGATGGTTTCACTAGAAACCCGCTTCTTATTCCAAACAGAGAGCCCTTCATTTTGTTCAAAGAAACCTCATCATGCCAGAAAGTTGATG ATATGAGTTTTGAGGAAGAAACATACTCCGTAGGAACAAAAAACAAGGTTCCGATAAAATCCGGACAGACTCCAAAAATATCTATCAGATACGGAAAAGTCGACTTTTACTTCTGTTACTACTATCCAACAACATATG ACTGTGGAGAGACTATCCATCTGTCAACGACCGGGCAAACCGCAGTCGATATCTCCAGCCCACAACACCCCTTACCTTACCCCTCTGGAAGAAAATGTTACTGGAACATAATA gCACCTTCTGGATCCAAATTGAAGCTTGACTTCAATGATTTTGATATTGTGGCTAATTCAGATGGAACATGTGAGGATAGGTTGGAAATTAGGCATTCACTACCAGGTCAATTTGGTTTAAG tTATTGTGGAGACAGATTTCCGGACACAATTATTACAGAGAAGAATCAGTTAGGTTTGACCTTTGAAACAAGTTTCCGTAATTCTGCAAAAGGATTCTCGGCTCGGGTAACTCTACTTAATG AAAATGATTCCAGCTTTTGTTACACCAACAATGGAGAAAACTACAGAGGAACTGTTGATATAACCAGACGGTTTGCCAAATGTGTGCCTTGGTCAGAAGTCAAACACTGTTTAAGTAGTACATACAACCCCAT GGATCTTGATGACGATCTTCTTAATAATTATTGTCGAAATCCTGGCCATGGCACAAGACCTTGGTGTATAACCAACAAGTATATGTGTACCAGAGGATACTGTGACGTTTGTGGAATcg AAAAATGTTACGACATATTTGATGATTGCGAAGAAAGGATAATTGATACTCTGAGCTGCAACAGAGATCCCGAACTACAAAGAAGCTGTAGAATGTCTTGCAATCTGTGCAACCGACAACCAGCAACAGGGG TTGGTTCTGTGATATGTGGAATGCCAGTGGTACCCTCAGATTCAAAAAGTGTGGTTCTGAAAGAGACTTACTCTGTTGACGAGACGGTGGTACTCTCCTGTGAAACAAACGCGTTCGAGACTCAGACAATCATCTGTTTAGCTGATGGAACATGGTCAAACGCAGGATTTACTTGCGGAC GTTGTAAAACCGGATGGATACCTTACCAGGGTCAGTGCTACAAGGCGTTTTACGATGAAGTTGACCGTGATACTGCAGTGACCAGATGTGCGTCTGAGAACAACGCGATACTAGCCTCCAGCCGAGACACAAAGGAAAATGGATTCCTGACTAGCttagt tCAAGATGGCGTCCCGTTTTGGATTGGTGTAAAAGACAATTTATGGGCGGACGGAGAACCAGTTAAATGGATTAATTATAATTCAG GTTCAACAAAGAGTTGTGCTTATATTGCTGATAATGACGGGAAATGGAGCGGTATCGGCTGTTCATCAGCCTACTACATTCCCTACGTCTGCTCGTATTCTCcgcaag CTCGTAAGATTTGCAAAGATGCTACAGACAATTGCGTGAAGTATGTAAATGCTGACGCCCAAGCATGCACTAATGATGAGTTTGTATGGCACACGTGTCCAAAAACTTGTGGATACTGCAACCAAGTAGAAG acAATTGCCCTGTACCTAGTGTTACCTTAGAGAGCAACACAGAACTAGTCAACTCCGACAGTGCCCTAGCAATCGGTGACGTGTTACAGTACAGGTGTAAATCAGGATATTCCCACACCCAAGGTGATCTCTATCGAGCCTGTAAAAGAAGTGGGTCGTTTACAGGGGATCCGCCCCAATGTTCAg TGTCCAGTACAGTGCCAGAACCCAACAATAACGCACCATTGGTTTCCATGGGGAAATCTCTTTCAACCCGATTTAGCTTCACCGGTATGAACGAGATGATGACGATCAAGAAGAGTGGGAAAATCGTCAAATGGCAGTTCTACAGCGAGACAGACGGAACGGTGGCTCTTCAAGTTTGGAGACCAACCTCCACTGATAAAAC GTACATGTTGATTGGTCAGAACGAGATATCTAACTCTTTTGTTGGCGGGATTCGAACTTTCGAAGTCCCCACTGAAAACCAAATTGACGTCCAAAATGGAGATCTAATCGGCATTTTTTCTCTCAGTGCGGAGATCCCTTTTGAGCGATGTGATACCGCTACCAATGGAGAGACATATGGGTCAGTCGTGAAGTCAGTGAGCAAGAAATCCTCGGTGTCTGGTTGGTCCGTCTCTACACAGTACACGTTTCAGGATGTCTCCGACAGCTGTAGGATTATACCCGTCACTGCTTTTATTATGTAG